A segment of the Halovivax limisalsi genome:
CCCCGCTGACTTCGTCGACTCGGCGGAGGACGCCCGGTTGTTCGCCGACTTCGCCCTCTGGACGGCCTGGATCGCCCACACCGACCGACCGGGCAGCGACGGCAGTTTCACCAACGAGTGGCCGTTCGACCCGGCCGCCGGCAACGCGCCGTCGGGCGCGACGATGACCTGGAGCGTGATCAGTATGGTCCTGCTCGTCGCCGCCGTCGGCATCGGCGTCTGGCTCTACAGGTCGGTCGAGCTACCGGAACCGGAGACCAGGGGGCTCGAGATCCCCGCCCCGGACGACATCAGTCTCACGCCGAGTCAGCGCGCGGCCACGCGGTTCATCCCGCTGGCGGGGGCACTCTTCGCCCTCCAGGTTCTCCTGGGCGGGCTCCTCGCGCACTACTACGTCGAGCGGGACGGCTTCTTCGGCGTCACGGAGGTGTTCGGGATCGACCTCCTCGAGGCGTTCCCGTTCGCGATGGCGAAGACGTTCCACCTCGACCTGGGGATCCTCTGGATCGCCGCGCTCTGGCTCGGGGCCGGGCTCTTCCTCCCGCCGCTGCTGACGAATCACGAACCCGATAATCAGCGAACCTACATTCACGTCCTGCTGGGGGCGCTGATCGTCGCGGCCGTCGGCGGCCTCGCCGGCGTCTGGCTCGGCGCGCAGGGCTACATCGACGGCGACCTCTGGTGGATCGTCGGCAACGAGGGACTGGAGTACCTCGAGGTCGGGCGCCTCTGGCAGGTCGGCCTGCTGGTCGGGTTCGTCCTCTGGACGGCGCTGGTCTGGCGGGGCTTTCGCCCGCTCTTGCGCCGCGAGTCGCGCTACGGACTCGCGCACATGATCGTCTACGCCGGCGGCTCGATCGGCCTCCTGTTCACCGCGGGGATGCTCTACACGCCCGAGACGAACATCGTGACGACGGAGTTCTGGCGCTGGTGGGTCGTCCACATGTGGGTCGAGGGCGCCTTCGAGTTCTTCATCGTCGCGATCGTCGGCATCACCCTCGTCAGCATGGGGCTCCTCCGGAAGGCGTCCGCCGAGAAGGCCGTCGCGTTCCAGGCGCTGTTCGTCATGGGGTCGGGCGTCATCGGCGCCTCGCACCACTACTGGTGGATCGGCCAGCCCGACGTCTGGCTCCCGCTGGGCTCGATCTTCTCGACGCTCGAACTCATCCCGCTGATCCTCATCCTCTTCGAGGCGATGGGTCAGTACCGCGCGCTGGCGACGAGCGACGGGAGCTTTCCCTACACGCTCCCGTTCATGTTCATCATCGCCAGCGGGGTCTGGAACTTCGTCGGCGCCGGCGTGCTCGGCTTCTTCATCAACCTCCCGCTGATCAACTACTACGAACACGGCACCTACCTCACCGTCGGCCACGCCCACGCCGCCATGTTCGGCGCCTTCGGCTTCCTCGCGCTGGGGATGGCCACCTACATGCTCCGCATCTCGACGAAACCCTCGCTGTGGTCGGAACGTCGGCTGCGCTGGTCCTTCTGGCTCTGGAACGCCGGGCTCGCCGTCATGGTGTTCGTCTCCGTGCTCCCGGTCGGGTTCCTCCAGCTGGAGACGGCCTTTACGGAGAGCTACGCCGCCGCTCGGAGCCTCGCCTTCTACGAGGGGGAACTCGTCCAACTGCTCTTCTGGGCGCGGCTCCCCGGCGACACCATGATCATCCTCGGCACGCTCGTCTTCTGCTACGACATGGTGGCCAAGCGATTTACGCTCAGGGAGGTCTCCCTGCCCGGCGATCGACCGGGAACCATTCCGGATCGGATCGGCGCGGACGACGATTGACGGGCCGGCACCCCCTCGACCGGCCACGCCGACTGGCCCTACATCTGATCCAGATTCAATAGCCGGACGGACGCTCGCGTCCCGACGATTACGAGGGCGAATACCAGTCCGAATCCGGCGAGCTGGAGGACGATCTCCGGCATCGGCACGTACTCGATCGGTTCGACGTTCAGGACGTCGTGCATGAACGACCGCCCGAGGACGAACCCGATCGCCGCGTAGCCGAGCGCCAGGAGGCTGAACATCGCAAATTGCAATCGGCTCATTGACGACGGGTAACGCGACGACGGTACTCTCTATTGGGGCTAACAGCCTAGCCCCGATCGGAGGGCCGGGCACACTGGTTAGGGTCGTCGATCGAGAATCGAGTGCGATGGCCCGATCCGCTCTCGCTATGGGCAAGAGCCACTTCGACCCCAGGGCGCGACGAACGCGACACAGACCGGTGTTTACGTCTGGGATCGGTATCGACGGCGAGTGTCGTGGCAATTCGCCAACTCGCTGTCAGCCCCACGGAAGTCGATCGGACGACACGGACGAATTGTGTCCGCGGGTAAACTGGCATTCTGGCGGTCGAGACGTTCTACGCCTGTATCTCCTGGACGTCCGCGAGCGGCAACTCGCAGCCGCAGGGCCGCGCCGAGTGGGTGTGCGGTCCCGAGGAGGTGATACTGACGACGGGCGTCTCACAGAACGGACAGGGCGGGAACGGACTGTCGTCCGGATCCGGGCGGTCGGTCATCGATTCACCCCGCCGAGCAACATCGCGACGGTGACGGCGTCCAGCGGGCAGCCACAGGGATCGGCCGTGTGACGGTGCGGCCCGAGCGTCCGGATCGTGATCACCGGCTCTGTGCAGCTCGGACAGGGCGGATACTGGTCGCGCGAGACGATGCCGAATCGGTTGGGGTCTACGGGCCGTTCGACGGCGACGCGGAGCCGGTCGTCGGACGGGCCGGCGGTGGCCGTGTGGGTTCGTGATCGATCGGCTATCGACGTTCTCGAATCTGGAAACTCGTCAGTAGCCGTAGAACTGGGGTATGCGGGCTGTGCGCGGGGTTTATGGTGGTCTGGCGTATAGCGTGTCATGGCTGATGAAAACCCTTGCGCGGGTTTCGGAAGCCACGTCTCGGGTGCTCCAACACCCGGGGCATTTCTGCCCACTCTGGCAAACCAAAGCGAGTGGCTTCCGCGTGAAGAAAGTGGTT
Coding sequences within it:
- a CDS encoding nitric-oxide reductase large subunit, whose product is MKITRRTIAKALVVVFVGNLLVMGGGALYSAQEVPQIPKEVTGPDGEVIVTESQVQDGKIAFQQNGLMNHGSILGNGAYYGVDFTADALDLKVSAMREYYADERYGAAYDDLDAAERGSVDSIVREELDGTIDDGAETIRYSAAEVAAHRHVRETYVERYHEGALERGVPADFVDSAEDARLFADFALWTAWIAHTDRPGSDGSFTNEWPFDPAAGNAPSGATMTWSVISMVLLVAAVGIGVWLYRSVELPEPETRGLEIPAPDDISLTPSQRAATRFIPLAGALFALQVLLGGLLAHYYVERDGFFGVTEVFGIDLLEAFPFAMAKTFHLDLGILWIAALWLGAGLFLPPLLTNHEPDNQRTYIHVLLGALIVAAVGGLAGVWLGAQGYIDGDLWWIVGNEGLEYLEVGRLWQVGLLVGFVLWTALVWRGFRPLLRRESRYGLAHMIVYAGGSIGLLFTAGMLYTPETNIVTTEFWRWWVVHMWVEGAFEFFIVAIVGITLVSMGLLRKASAEKAVAFQALFVMGSGVIGASHHYWWIGQPDVWLPLGSIFSTLELIPLILILFEAMGQYRALATSDGSFPYTLPFMFIIASGVWNFVGAGVLGFFINLPLINYYEHGTYLTVGHAHAAMFGAFGFLALGMATYMLRISTKPSLWSERRLRWSFWLWNAGLAVMVFVSVLPVGFLQLETAFTESYAAARSLAFYEGELVQLLFWARLPGDTMIILGTLVFCYDMVAKRFTLREVSLPGDRPGTIPDRIGADDD